A genomic segment from Pistricoccus aurantiacus encodes:
- a CDS encoding Crp/Fnr family transcriptional regulator, whose amino-acid sequence MALGRSCRESYMTERFSPLHNQLLAALPSEVQERLFPHLKLIRLPLGKLIHQPGNVPRNVYFPIDAIISLIYVMDSGASAEIAIIGKDGLAGLSVIMGGEITNSRTVVQSAGHAYQLDNQRFRDEFDRHGALLELMLRYIQTLMDQMAQTAVCNRFHTIDQQFCRWLLHSLDRLPGDQLVMTQELIANMLGVRREGVALAARKLHKQGVIEYNRGRIKVLNRPALERLSCECYAAIKEEAERLLPYPADQKSQTSWRCGKA is encoded by the coding sequence ATGGCCTTAGGCCGTTCATGTCGGGAGTCATATATGACTGAGCGCTTTTCACCGCTCCACAATCAGCTGCTGGCAGCGTTGCCCAGTGAAGTTCAAGAGCGCTTGTTTCCCCATCTCAAATTGATTCGGTTGCCGCTGGGTAAGTTGATTCACCAGCCTGGCAACGTTCCACGCAACGTTTATTTTCCGATAGATGCCATTATCTCGCTGATCTACGTGATGGATAGCGGTGCGTCGGCGGAAATTGCCATAATAGGCAAGGATGGCCTTGCAGGCCTTTCCGTCATCATGGGCGGTGAAATCACCAACAGCCGAACCGTTGTGCAAAGCGCGGGTCATGCCTATCAGTTGGACAATCAACGATTCAGGGATGAATTCGATCGTCATGGCGCGCTATTGGAATTGATGCTGCGCTATATCCAAACCTTGATGGATCAAATGGCACAAACCGCCGTATGTAACCGCTTTCATACGATCGACCAGCAGTTCTGCCGCTGGTTGTTGCATTCCCTCGATCGTCTGCCCGGTGATCAGCTGGTGATGACTCAGGAGCTGATCGCCAATATGTTGGGGGTACGTCGCGAGGGGGTAGCCCTGGCTGCCAGGAAGCTGCATAAACAGGGCGTTATCGAATATAACCGGGGGCGTATCAAGGTACTGAATCGGCCTGCCTTGGAGCGCCTGAGCTGTGAATGCTACGCCGCGATCAAGGAGGAGGCGGAACGACTGCTGCCGTATCCTGCCGATCAGAAAAGCCAGACATCATGGCGATGTGGCAAAGCGTGA
- a CDS encoding haloacid dehalogenase type II has protein sequence MTLDTQPSIIVFDVNETLLDITILEPLFERIFGNRLALREWFAQLILYSQTMTLSGLYAPFGELGIGALRMMASIHGATVTDRDIEELKERMGRMPAHPDAIPALTRLRDVGFRLVTLTNSASSPSPTPLERAGLGDFFERAFSVEAVEKFKPAPETYRLVAQEMGVETSDLCLVACHLWDTIGAQAAGCRGAFVARPHNALLPGPEVPSPDIVASALTDLAEQIIERWPVD, from the coding sequence ATGACTCTTGACACCCAGCCATCGATCATCGTTTTCGACGTCAACGAGACGCTTCTCGATATCACTATCCTCGAGCCGCTGTTCGAGCGCATCTTCGGTAATCGGCTCGCGCTGCGAGAGTGGTTCGCGCAGCTGATTCTCTACTCCCAGACCATGACCCTTTCCGGCCTGTATGCACCCTTCGGCGAGCTGGGCATCGGCGCCCTGCGCATGATGGCGTCGATTCATGGCGCCACCGTCACCGATCGCGATATCGAAGAGTTGAAGGAGCGCATGGGCAGGATGCCGGCGCATCCGGACGCTATCCCGGCGCTCACCCGGCTGCGTGACGTGGGCTTTCGACTGGTGACGCTGACCAATTCGGCGAGTTCGCCCTCGCCCACGCCGCTCGAGCGCGCCGGGCTTGGTGATTTCTTCGAACGCGCCTTCAGTGTCGAGGCGGTTGAAAAATTCAAGCCGGCGCCGGAAACCTATCGCCTCGTCGCACAGGAAATGGGTGTCGAGACCTCGGATCTATGCCTCGTCGCCTGCCATTTATGGGATACGATCGGCGCCCAGGCCGCCGGCTGTCGCGGCGCCTTTGTCGCACGCCCGCATAACGCCCTCCTGCCTGGGCCGGAAGTACCGAGCCCGGATATCGTCGCGTCGGCACTGACCGATCTCGCCGAGCAGATCATCGAGCGCTGGCCGGTAGACTGA
- a CDS encoding AbrB/MazE/SpoVT family DNA-binding domain-containing protein has translation MNTLTISPKYQVVIPKEIREALHLAPGQKVQIIAHDNRIELVPVQPMRHMRGFLKGIDTDVSCEEDRP, from the coding sequence ATGAATACACTCACCATTTCTCCCAAATACCAGGTGGTTATCCCCAAGGAGATTCGTGAGGCGCTGCACCTTGCGCCGGGACAGAAGGTGCAGATTATCGCCCATGACAATCGTATCGAACTGGTTCCGGTACAGCCCATGCGTCATATGAGAGGGTTTCTCAAGGGTATCGATACGGATGTATCATGTGAAGAAGATCGTCCATGA
- a CDS encoding YbhB/YbcL family Raf kinase inhibitor-like protein yields MKLIIQGIQDQQPIPEKFAFGVPGDGEPMATGPNRNPALTWEDAPENTKSYAIVVVDPDVPEDASDANQPGKMLAADLKRRNFYHWVLVDIPAKTSAIEEGADSDGVTPHGKEPGPTELGLRGINSFTDFLAGDPDMEGTYGGYDGPCPPWNDERIHHYHFTVYALDVETLGLNGEFTGVEAEKAIQDHVLDKATVTGTYTLNPELR; encoded by the coding sequence ATGAAACTGATCATACAGGGCATCCAGGATCAGCAGCCCATTCCCGAGAAGTTTGCTTTCGGCGTACCCGGCGACGGCGAGCCCATGGCCACCGGGCCGAATCGCAATCCCGCCTTGACCTGGGAAGATGCGCCGGAGAATACGAAGAGCTACGCCATCGTCGTGGTGGACCCGGATGTGCCCGAGGACGCCAGCGACGCCAATCAGCCCGGCAAGATGCTGGCGGCGGATCTCAAGCGGCGCAATTTCTATCACTGGGTGCTGGTGGATATCCCCGCCAAGACCAGCGCCATCGAGGAGGGCGCGGATTCCGATGGCGTCACGCCTCACGGCAAGGAGCCCGGCCCCACCGAGCTGGGACTTCGCGGCATCAATTCCTTCACCGACTTCCTGGCCGGCGACCCGGATATGGAAGGCACCTACGGGGGCTATGACGGCCCCTGCCCGCCCTGGAACGACGAGCGCATCCATCACTATCACTTCACGGTCTACGCGCTAGACGTGGAAACGCTCGGATTGAACGGCGAATTCACCGGGGTGGAAGCGGAAAAGGCCATTCAGGATCACGTGCTGGACAAGGCCACGGTGACCGGAACCTATACGCTCAATCCCGAGCTGCGCTAA
- a CDS encoding ABC transporter permease has protein sequence MRSLTNIFQLGIKELRSLSRDPALMLLIVYAFSLSIYSSATAVPEAPFRATIGVVNEDPSPLSYRILDGFQLPYFVPPEPITHAQMDTGMDEGLYTFTLNIPPDFQRDLLGGRQPAIQLNVDATQVSQAFTGAGHIQQIINSEINTFLQRYRGQDALPVEAVVRMNYNPNLDRSWFGAVNSVIDQITMLSIILTGAALIREREHGTIEHLLVMPITPVEIMIAKVWSMGLVVLLASAFALRFVVQIWLDIPIAGSLGLFMLGAALHLFATTSMGIFFGTLARSMPQLGLLIILVLIPLQILSGGMTPRESMPEFIQDIMLAAPTTHFIELAQAILFRGAGLGIVWPQLLALAVIGGVFFFIALSRLRKSLN, from the coding sequence ATGCGATCCCTGACCAATATATTTCAGCTCGGCATCAAGGAGCTACGCAGCCTGAGCCGCGACCCCGCCCTGATGCTGTTGATCGTCTACGCCTTCAGCCTGAGCATTTATTCCAGCGCTACCGCGGTGCCGGAAGCGCCTTTCAGAGCCACCATCGGCGTGGTCAACGAGGACCCCTCGCCGCTTTCCTATCGCATCCTCGATGGCTTTCAACTGCCCTACTTCGTACCGCCCGAACCCATCACCCATGCCCAGATGGATACCGGCATGGATGAAGGTTTATACACTTTCACGCTGAATATTCCGCCGGATTTTCAGCGAGACCTGCTCGGGGGACGCCAGCCCGCCATTCAGCTCAACGTGGACGCCACCCAGGTAAGTCAGGCCTTCACCGGCGCCGGGCATATCCAGCAGATCATCAACAGCGAGATCAACACCTTCCTGCAGCGCTATCGCGGCCAGGACGCGCTGCCGGTGGAGGCGGTGGTGCGCATGAACTACAACCCCAACCTGGATCGCAGCTGGTTCGGCGCGGTCAACTCGGTCATCGATCAGATCACCATGCTGTCGATCATCCTGACCGGCGCGGCGCTGATTCGCGAGCGCGAACACGGCACCATCGAACACCTGCTGGTCATGCCGATCACCCCGGTGGAGATCATGATAGCCAAGGTGTGGTCCATGGGACTGGTGGTGCTGCTGGCCTCCGCCTTTGCCTTGCGTTTCGTGGTGCAAATCTGGCTAGACATACCCATCGCGGGTTCGCTGGGCCTATTCATGCTGGGGGCGGCGCTGCACCTGTTCGCCACGACGTCCATGGGCATCTTCTTCGGCACCCTGGCGCGCTCGATGCCGCAGCTGGGGCTCTTGATCATTCTGGTACTGATACCCCTGCAGATTCTCTCCGGGGGCATGACGCCGCGAGAGAGCATGCCGGAGTTCATTCAGGACATCATGCTGGCGGCGCCCACCACTCACTTCATCGAACTGGCCCAGGCGATCCTCTTTCGCGGCGCGGGCCTGGGTATCGTCTGGCCACAGCTTCTGGCGCTCGCGGTCATCGGCGGCGTGTTCTTCTTCATCGCCCTGTCCCGACTGCGCAAGTCGTTGAACTGA
- the rbbA gene encoding ribosome-associated ATPase/putative transporter RbbA → MMAAQESVASLERVTLEYGSARKGKVKALDDLSLEVPAGRMVGLIGPDGVGKSSLMALVSGARRIQQGSVQVMGGDMSDAEHRRVTCPRIAYMPQGLGKNLYPTLSIRENLEFFGRLFGQGKEERDRRIEDLTESTGLDSFTERPAGKLSGGMKQKLGLCCALIHDPDLLILDEPTTGVDPLARNQFWDLIARIRQERPRMSVLVATAYMDEAKRFDWLVAMDDGKILDTGTPEELLERTGSENLEAAFIALLPEAKRAQHREVKIPPRASSDEIAIEAHGLTKRFGDFTAVDNVSFRIERGEIFGFLGSNGCGKSTTMKMLTGLLPFSEGEAFLFGQPVDPNDLEIRQRVGYMSQAFSLYGELTVRQNLELHARLYRIPEEEREPRIQEMFERFSLESVADSLPMSLPLGVRQRLSLAVAVIHRPEILILDEPTSGVDPIARDGFWELLIHLSREEQVTIFISTHFMNEALRCDRMSMMHAGKVLDSDTPQALQQKRGAATLEDAFIAYLEDASDEDAEAETPVEAPRTIAEQAPEPAAPARFSFRRLYSYAHRESVELRRDPVRGILALLGSVILMFIMGYGISMDVEDLPYAVLDYDQTSTSQAYSLNLAGSRYFIEQPPLANINQLDERMRTGEISLGVIIPPGFGRDLKRGANPQIAYWVDGSMPTRADTVKGYVQGIHIDYLQNLARQAPVGASPVSAEVALRYRYNPDVQSLPAMVPAVIPILLMMIPAMLTALGVVREKEMGSIINFYVTPVTRTEFLLGKQLPYVALGMMNFLIMVALAIFVFDVPVKGSFLTLSLAGLLYIFCATGLGLLISSVLNSQIAAIFGTMIVTLIPAIQFSGMIHPVSAMEGFGAFVGQIYPTAHFLIISRGVFAKALGMADLYPYLIPLLLAIPILLVLSIAGLRQQEK, encoded by the coding sequence ATGATGGCAGCCCAGGAAAGCGTCGCCAGCCTGGAAAGGGTCACGCTTGAGTACGGCTCGGCCCGGAAAGGCAAGGTCAAGGCGCTGGACGACTTGAGCCTCGAGGTTCCCGCCGGCCGGATGGTAGGGCTGATCGGCCCGGACGGGGTCGGCAAGTCGAGCCTGATGGCGCTGGTGTCCGGGGCGCGGCGCATTCAGCAGGGCAGCGTCCAGGTCATGGGCGGTGACATGTCGGACGCGGAGCACCGCCGCGTGACCTGTCCGCGTATTGCCTACATGCCCCAGGGCCTGGGCAAGAACCTCTATCCCACCCTGAGCATTCGAGAAAACCTCGAGTTCTTCGGCAGGCTGTTCGGCCAGGGCAAGGAAGAGCGGGATCGCCGCATCGAGGATCTGACCGAAAGTACCGGCCTCGATTCCTTTACCGAACGCCCGGCGGGCAAGCTGTCCGGCGGCATGAAGCAGAAGCTCGGCCTGTGCTGCGCCTTGATTCACGATCCGGATCTGTTGATTCTCGATGAGCCCACCACCGGGGTCGATCCCTTGGCGCGTAACCAGTTCTGGGACTTGATCGCGCGCATCCGCCAGGAACGCCCTCGGATGAGCGTGCTGGTGGCCACCGCCTACATGGACGAGGCGAAGCGCTTCGACTGGCTGGTGGCCATGGACGACGGGAAGATTCTTGACACCGGCACCCCAGAAGAGCTGCTCGAGCGCACCGGCAGCGAGAATCTCGAGGCCGCCTTCATCGCCCTGCTGCCGGAAGCCAAGCGCGCTCAGCATCGAGAGGTAAAAATACCTCCGCGAGCGTCCAGCGACGAGATCGCCATCGAGGCTCATGGCCTGACCAAGCGCTTCGGGGATTTCACCGCGGTGGATAACGTGAGCTTTCGTATCGAACGCGGCGAGATCTTCGGTTTCCTGGGCTCAAACGGCTGTGGCAAGTCCACCACCATGAAGATGCTGACCGGCCTGCTGCCCTTCAGCGAGGGGGAAGCCTTCCTGTTCGGCCAGCCGGTGGATCCGAACGACCTGGAGATACGCCAGCGGGTCGGCTACATGTCTCAGGCCTTTTCCCTGTATGGCGAACTGACGGTGCGTCAGAACCTTGAGCTGCATGCGCGCCTGTATCGGATTCCGGAAGAGGAACGTGAGCCACGCATCCAGGAGATGTTCGAACGGTTTTCTCTTGAATCCGTGGCGGACAGTCTGCCCATGAGTCTGCCCCTGGGAGTGCGTCAGCGCCTGTCCCTGGCGGTGGCGGTGATCCACAGGCCGGAAATACTGATCCTCGACGAACCTACCTCCGGAGTCGACCCGATAGCCCGGGACGGCTTCTGGGAACTGCTGATTCATCTGTCCCGGGAAGAACAGGTCACCATCTTCATCTCCACCCACTTCATGAACGAGGCGCTGCGCTGCGACCGCATGTCGATGATGCACGCGGGCAAGGTGCTGGATAGCGATACGCCTCAGGCGCTACAGCAGAAACGCGGCGCCGCGACCCTGGAAGACGCCTTCATCGCCTATCTCGAGGACGCCAGCGACGAGGATGCGGAGGCGGAGACACCCGTCGAAGCGCCGCGTACGATCGCGGAGCAGGCTCCGGAACCGGCGGCGCCGGCGCGCTTCAGCTTTAGGCGCCTCTACAGCTACGCCCATCGCGAGTCCGTGGAGCTGCGCCGCGACCCGGTGCGGGGCATCCTCGCTCTGCTCGGCAGCGTGATCCTGATGTTCATCATGGGCTACGGCATCAGCATGGACGTGGAGGACCTGCCCTATGCGGTGCTCGACTACGACCAGACCTCCACCAGCCAGGCCTATTCCCTGAACCTGGCGGGCTCGCGCTATTTCATCGAGCAGCCGCCGCTGGCCAATATCAATCAACTCGATGAGCGCATGCGTACCGGCGAGATCAGCCTCGGCGTGATCATTCCCCCGGGCTTCGGTCGCGACCTCAAGCGCGGCGCCAATCCGCAGATCGCCTACTGGGTCGATGGCTCGATGCCGACCCGAGCGGATACGGTCAAGGGCTATGTCCAGGGTATTCATATCGACTACCTGCAGAATCTGGCCCGGCAGGCGCCGGTTGGCGCCAGCCCGGTCTCCGCGGAGGTGGCGCTGCGCTACCGCTACAATCCGGACGTGCAGAGCCTGCCCGCCATGGTACCGGCGGTGATTCCCATACTGCTGATGATGATTCCGGCGATGCTGACCGCCCTCGGGGTGGTGCGTGAAAAGGAAATGGGCTCGATCATCAACTTCTACGTCACCCCGGTGACCCGTACGGAATTCCTGCTGGGCAAGCAGTTGCCCTATGTGGCGCTGGGCATGATGAACTTCCTGATCATGGTAGCCTTGGCGATCTTCGTCTTCGACGTGCCGGTCAAGGGCAGTTTCCTGACGTTGAGCCTCGCCGGGCTGCTCTACATTTTTTGTGCTACCGGGCTCGGGCTGCTGATTTCCTCGGTGCTCAACAGTCAGATCGCCGCCATCTTCGGCACCATGATCGTCACCTTGATTCCCGCGATACAGTTCTCCGGCATGATCCATCCGGTCTCCGCCATGGAAGGCTTTGGCGCTTTCGTCGGCCAGATCTATCCGACCGCTCACTTCCTGATCATCAGCCGCGGAGTATTCGCCAAGGCGCTGGGCATGGCGGATCTGTATCCGTATCTCATCCCCTTGCTGCTGGCCATCCCTATATTGCTGGTGCTCAGCATCGCCGGGCTCAGACAGCAGGAAAAATGA
- a CDS encoding HlyD family secretion protein — translation MMKQSRRKTLVTAVIVITVLGIGALLVWQTLKPQGLPEGFASGNGRIEATEIDVATKLPGRLMEVLVDEGDFVEPGQVIARMNTDTLEAELAQAKAQVRQAENALITARSVINQRESESATAEAVVNQRQAELDAARKRYQRSASLVQRNAISRQQLDDDQAARLSAEAALAASTSQVLSAQAAIESARSQAVEAESSVEAAQAAVSRIQADIDDSELKADRIARVQYRIAQPGEVLGAGAKVVNLVDLTDVYMTFFLPTREVGRVGIDDPAHIVLDAVPDYVVPARISFVSSVAQFTPKTVETENEREKLMFRVKARLDPDLLMKYVKQVKTGLPGVAYVKLDEELEWPEELQVNVAP, via the coding sequence ATGATGAAGCAATCTCGTAGAAAGACTCTGGTCACGGCGGTGATTGTCATCACCGTGCTGGGCATCGGCGCTTTGCTGGTTTGGCAAACGCTCAAACCCCAAGGGCTGCCGGAAGGTTTCGCCAGCGGCAACGGCCGCATCGAGGCCACGGAGATCGACGTGGCCACCAAGCTCCCCGGCCGCCTGATGGAGGTGCTGGTGGACGAGGGGGATTTCGTCGAGCCGGGCCAGGTCATCGCGCGCATGAATACCGACACCCTGGAGGCGGAGCTGGCCCAGGCCAAGGCCCAGGTGCGCCAGGCGGAAAATGCCCTGATCACGGCGCGTAGCGTGATCAATCAACGGGAGAGCGAGAGCGCCACCGCCGAGGCGGTGGTCAACCAGCGCCAGGCGGAACTGGACGCGGCAAGGAAGCGCTATCAGCGCTCCGCCAGCCTGGTACAACGTAATGCCATTTCCCGCCAGCAGCTCGACGACGACCAGGCCGCTCGCCTGAGCGCCGAGGCGGCCCTGGCGGCATCGACGTCTCAGGTGCTGTCCGCCCAGGCCGCCATCGAATCCGCTCGCTCCCAGGCGGTGGAAGCGGAATCCTCCGTCGAGGCAGCCCAAGCCGCGGTGTCGCGTATCCAGGCGGATATCGACGACAGCGAACTCAAGGCGGATCGTATCGCCCGGGTGCAGTATCGCATCGCCCAACCCGGCGAAGTACTCGGCGCCGGGGCCAAGGTCGTCAACCTGGTGGATCTGACCGATGTCTACATGACCTTCTTCCTGCCCACTCGCGAGGTGGGCCGGGTGGGTATCGACGATCCGGCGCACATCGTGCTGGATGCGGTGCCTGACTACGTGGTGCCCGCGCGAATCAGCTTTGTTTCCAGCGTCGCCCAGTTCACTCCCAAGACCGTGGAAACCGAGAACGAGCGGGAGAAGCTGATGTTTCGCGTCAAGGCGCGTCTTGATCCGGATCTGCTGATGAAATACGTCAAGCAGGTCAAGACCGGGCTGCCCGGGGTGGCCTACGTCAAGCTCGACGAGGAGCTGGAATGGCCTGAAGAACTCCAGGTCAATGTGGCGCCATGA
- a CDS encoding ABC-type transport auxiliary lipoprotein family protein, which produces MKSGFGFDRRRGISRIFLLAIASLVTTLPACTLLSGSTPSETFVLPTQPIDTSSTAPLETILRVATPEANETLKGRRILVMPTANRLKAYQGARWSDAAPSLLRDRLIAAFRQDGRLAGVVGGNSPVKSDVILLSELSAFHSEYRQGKPWAVIRLDAQLIDGARHRLLANRRFSVGIESQDEQLESVVEAFGEAADQLSRQLIDWSHANIKDHQAE; this is translated from the coding sequence ATGAAGTCTGGTTTCGGGTTCGACAGGCGGCGAGGGATTTCACGGATATTCCTCTTGGCGATCGCGAGTCTGGTGACGACGCTCCCGGCCTGTACGCTGCTGTCCGGCTCGACGCCGTCCGAGACCTTTGTCCTGCCCACTCAGCCCATCGATACCTCGAGCACGGCGCCGCTTGAGACTATCCTGCGAGTTGCCACGCCCGAGGCCAACGAAACCTTGAAGGGTCGACGCATCCTGGTGATGCCGACGGCGAATCGGCTGAAGGCATACCAGGGCGCGCGCTGGAGCGACGCTGCCCCCAGCCTGCTGCGGGATCGCCTTATCGCGGCCTTTCGTCAGGATGGCCGTCTGGCCGGCGTGGTGGGCGGCAACAGTCCGGTGAAAAGCGATGTCATCCTGCTCAGCGAGCTGAGCGCCTTTCACAGCGAATATCGCCAAGGCAAGCCCTGGGCGGTCATTCGTCTCGATGCTCAGCTGATCGACGGCGCCAGGCATCGTCTGCTGGCGAACCGGCGTTTCTCGGTGGGTATCGAGAGTCAGGACGAGCAACTGGAGTCCGTCGTCGAGGCGTTCGGCGAGGCGGCAGATCAACTCAGCCGCCAGCTTATCGACTGGAGCCATGCCAATATCAAGGATCATCAGGCCGAGTGA
- a CDS encoding MlaD family protein, whose protein sequence is MEPRAHHVLIGLFAIITFGGCLLFALWLGKSSVERDYSYYEIRFDQAVSGLAIGNTVQYNGIKVGDVVDLYLDPENPSQVRALVRIYSDVPIKSDTRASLTLANITGSMSIQLRGGTPQSPTLESDRDAPAVITAQPSPLRSFLADGETLIGSLDQLLESANRLISPKNTERIERILVDIEQLTTTLTEQRGELTQAVAHFNRAGQQVNALLENQGSEAFDSAQRAMATLERTSRRLDSLLAGNAASVNRGLGQLGPALSELNSVLNNLNRITRRLEESPSDYLFNRDAIEEFAP, encoded by the coding sequence ATGGAACCTCGCGCCCATCATGTGTTGATCGGTCTGTTCGCCATCATTACCTTTGGCGGCTGCCTGCTTTTCGCTCTATGGTTGGGAAAGTCCAGCGTAGAACGCGACTACAGCTACTACGAGATACGTTTCGATCAGGCGGTCAGCGGACTAGCCATCGGTAATACGGTGCAATACAACGGCATCAAGGTGGGGGATGTGGTGGATCTCTATCTGGATCCCGAGAATCCGAGCCAGGTACGGGCGCTGGTGCGGATTTATAGCGACGTCCCCATCAAGAGCGACACCCGCGCCAGCCTGACCCTGGCCAATATCACCGGCAGCATGAGTATCCAGCTGCGGGGCGGTACGCCACAAAGCCCGACCCTTGAAAGCGACCGCGACGCCCCGGCGGTGATCACTGCCCAACCCTCGCCGCTGCGCTCGTTTCTGGCGGATGGAGAAACCCTGATCGGCAGCCTAGATCAGCTGCTGGAGAGCGCCAACCGGCTGATCTCACCGAAGAATACAGAGCGGATCGAACGCATACTGGTGGATATCGAACAGCTCACCACTACCCTGACGGAGCAGCGGGGTGAACTCACTCAGGCAGTGGCACATTTCAACCGAGCCGGTCAGCAAGTCAACGCCCTGCTGGAAAATCAGGGAAGCGAGGCGTTCGACAGCGCGCAGCGGGCGATGGCGACACTGGAACGCACCAGCCGCCGGCTCGATTCTCTGCTGGCGGGTAACGCCGCCTCCGTCAACCGCGGGTTGGGGCAGCTCGGTCCCGCCCTGAGCGAACTCAACAGCGTGCTGAACAACCTGAACCGCATCACCCGTCGGCTCGAGGAAAGCCCTTCCGATTATCTGTTCAATCGAGACGCCATCGAGGAGTTTGCCCCATGA
- a CDS encoding ABC transporter ATP-binding protein has product MVSLHGDGPVSHDYPLIRIRDLVNRFGDHVVHEHLDLDLYPGEILGVVGGSGSGKSVLLRSIVGLRRPNAGSIEVFGEDLQQLSDQRRSRLERRFGVLFQRGALFSSLNLQENVALPMIEHIGLKRSEAEFLARVKLALVGLPVNAALQTPAELSGGMIKRAALARALALDPEVLFLDEPTAGLDPIGAADFDQLLLTLRNALGLSVFLVTHDLDTLYTTCDRVAVLSQRHVLAADRLEVVENVDDPWIRDYFNGPRARAARQPHRPLEES; this is encoded by the coding sequence ATGGTGAGTCTTCATGGAGATGGACCGGTGAGTCACGATTATCCCTTGATTCGTATACGCGATCTGGTCAATCGTTTCGGCGATCATGTGGTTCACGAGCATCTCGACCTGGATTTGTATCCCGGTGAGATTCTTGGCGTCGTAGGCGGCTCCGGCAGCGGAAAATCCGTCCTGCTGCGCAGCATCGTCGGACTGCGCCGGCCCAATGCAGGCAGTATCGAGGTTTTCGGCGAGGATCTGCAGCAGTTGTCCGACCAGCGGCGCTCTCGGCTGGAACGACGTTTCGGCGTGCTGTTCCAGCGCGGCGCCCTGTTCTCCTCCTTGAACCTGCAGGAGAACGTGGCCCTGCCGATGATCGAGCATATCGGACTCAAGCGCTCCGAGGCGGAGTTTCTGGCTCGGGTCAAGCTGGCGCTGGTGGGGCTGCCGGTGAATGCGGCCTTGCAGACGCCTGCGGAGCTGTCCGGGGGCATGATCAAGCGCGCCGCCCTGGCCCGCGCCCTGGCCCTGGACCCGGAGGTGCTGTTTCTCGACGAACCTACCGCCGGCCTGGATCCGATCGGCGCGGCGGACTTCGACCAGCTGCTGCTGACCCTGCGAAACGCGCTGGGACTGAGTGTATTTCTGGTCACCCACGATCTGGATACCCTGTACACCACCTGCGATCGGGTCGCGGTGCTGTCCCAGCGGCACGTTCTTGCGGCGGATCGTCTCGAGGTGGTCGAAAACGTCGACGATCCCTGGATCCGCGACTACTTCAACGGCCCCCGCGCTCGGGCGGCGCGGCAACCGCATCGCCCCCTGGAGGAAAGCTGA